A region of the Cricetulus griseus strain 17A/GY chromosome 7, alternate assembly CriGri-PICRH-1.0, whole genome shotgun sequence genome:
CAGCTTGAGAGAGGTAGAAGGTGGCTGTGCCACTGTACTGCTCCTGGGGGAGAACCGGGACTGAGAAACAGGTGACCTGGGTGCCCCgccctcctgccctcctgcccTCCTGCTCTGGTGACCACCTACCTGTATGTGATCCATGGCGAGGGAAGCAGCAGAGGCCTCCAGCAACGTTACTGTgcagccaccaaagccaccacCTGTCATGCGACTGCCATAGACTCCAGGCACCGAGAGAGCAGCCTCAACCAATTGGTCCAGCTCAGGGCAACTTACCTCAAAGTCATCCCTGCAAAGGGTATAGGAGTGAGAGGGACATAGACCTGGGACCCGCCTATGCCCCCAAAGCACAAGACATCCAGTAGGGCCTCACCTGAGTGAGTAATGACTCTCCACCATGAGACGCCCAAAGGCCCTATAGTCTCCACGGCTCAGAGCAGCCGCTGCCTGGGCTGTTCGCCGGATCTCGCCTACCACGTGCCGGGCCCGCCGGAAGCCTTCCTTGCTTATCAGCTCCCTGCCCGCTGAGAAGGAACAGGGTTTAGCAGCCCCGATTTATGCTACCTGGTAGCTCAGGTATGGGAAACCTGGTAGGCAGTGGCCAACCACTTAGTGGACAGCTGCTTACTGAACCGTCCTtggtaatgggtttcattatccCAGGCCCAGTTCTAAAGGGCCCTCCTCATCTCAGAGCTCTCTTTCTCACTGTAAAATGGGACAACTACATCTATCCATCACTTTGAGATGCACAGAAAACTACAGGAAATTGCATGCTGGGCTCACCACAGGGAGCCAGTATAGAGAGCTCAATACTGTGAGCCCGTTAACTTTCAGGGCTTTCAAGATGAATAGGGCAAAGTGCAGGCTTTGAGATCTTTCTCTAcatagccttagctgtcctagaactcactatgtagtccaggctggtctcaaactcagagatccagctgcctcagcctcctgactgctgggagtaaaggtgtgcaccactacgcTTGGTCTGAAAGGACAAGCTTAGCatttcaagcagggcaggaacatggctctctggcagagcacttgcttggcaccttcaaggccctgggttctagtCCCATCAATGCCAATTCTTTTGATGAATGGACCTAGGGGTTGAGGGAATGGACAGCAGGCCCTATGGACATCCATCCCAGCAGGGAGCCTGGCCATTTCTAGGACAGAACATGGTAAGCTGGCTCTCACCCTCAAGCTCCTCGAACCGCACCTCTCGAAGGCTCTCCTTGCCCAGAGCCTGGGCCACTTCTTCACACTGGCGCCGCCGAATCGGATACTCACTGGAGCCCAGGGCATGGCGGACATTGGAGTTAGTGATGAGCACAGCCAGCTTGGGGTCTGACAGAGGCACCAGGCTTGTTTCCAGGGACCTGGGGTGAATGGAGTTGGAATGAGGGAGATACTGTAGCCAAGGTTCTGCTTGCAGACAAAACAGAGGACACGCCCCACTTGGGAGCTCCTGGTTACAAGGTGAGGGATACGAGGGGAGCCCCTGACCTGCAGTCAATCAGTAGTGCATGGCCTTTCTGCCCCAGCAGTGCGATGAGCTGATCCATGATGCCACAGGGCACCCCTGCGAAGCTGTGCTCAGCCCGTTGACACACCTGGGCCCGGGCAGCTATGGCTCCCGAGTCTGAGGAACAGGGTGAGGTGGGGAAGCTGGGGTCCAGGGAGGGCACAGGGTGTCGCCACAGCGGGATAGCAGGGCTCTAATGACAGTCAAAGGGACTCCCCACCCTGCCTCCCTAAGCCCAGTCAGGGAAGAGGCTCTGAGCACAAAGGCCTCTGAGAAGGAAGACGGGGCTAAGCCATACCTGGGCAGAGCTGCTGGAGGAAGGTGTAGGTGGCcacttccagagaagctgagCTGGAAAGCCCACCCCCCAGGGGCACTGAGCTGACCACCACTGCACTGAAGCCAGGGAGGGGAGCAGCTGAGGGAAAGAACAGTGCTGGTGAGATGAGATTCGGGGActgtgggcagaggcaggacatATGTCTCACCAACCTGCCAACTCAAGAAGCCCACCCACCCTTCCGAGGCTACCCTCTGAGTTTGCTGGGGTAATCTTCCTCCTTGTCTTCCTGATCTGGGGTTCTGGGGACCAGCAAGCTGACAGCTGAATTCTGGCTCCTCTAATCATATAAATGAAACACAGGGCAAGTTCCAGAGCTTCCAGGGCCTCGGATCCCTTATCTGTACAATGGGATACCTCCACCCTGGATGAATGGACTTCATAGTGGGGAAATGGCATTCCCAGTAGCAGCCTGGGTCTCATACCTGGGTAGTGTTGAATCACTCCCTTGACATAATTGGCCCATTGTGGGGTTCCAGGCTCCAAGGACCGCAGGGCTGTGGGCAGTGGGAATTGCAGTCGCTGGGGCTCATCTGCATTCTTGGAGGTGGTGAGAAGAGAAACAAGCCCATCTGTCCGGGGGCTGCCAACCAGCACGGTCACAAGCTCCAGAGCCTAAGAGAGAGGGTGTGTCATCTATGTCAGCTGACAGAATAAGGACATCCAGGGCCACAACATAACTAcaacatttatttttggtttttgtttgctacTTTttatggtgggtttttttttttgtttgtttgtttgtttttctagac
Encoded here:
- the Galk1 gene encoding galactokinase isoform X2 yields the protein MAAWRPPKVEELLAEARRAFLEEFGAEPELAVSAPGRVNLIGEHTDYNQGLVLPMALELVTVLVGSPRTDGLVSLLTTSKNADEPQRLQFPLPTALRSLEPGTPQWANYVKGVIQHYPAAPLPGFSAVVVSSVPLGGGLSSSASLEVATYTFLQQLCPDSGAIAARAQVCQRAEHSFAGVPCGIMDQLIALLGQKGHALLIDCRSLETSLVPLSDPKLAVLITNSNVRHALGSSEYPIRRRQCEEVAQALGKESLREVRFEELEAGRELISKEGFRRARHVVGEIRRTAQAAAALSRGDYRAFGRLMVESHYSLRDDFEVSCPELDQLVEAALSVPGVYGSRMTGGGFGGCTVTLLEASAASLAMDHIQEQYSGTATFYLSQAADGAQVLSL